A genomic region of Lysinibacillus sp. 2017 contains the following coding sequences:
- a CDS encoding septum site-determining protein MinC, translating into MKRQLVHIKGTKDGLVLRLDDQCSFSELVEELGKKVTEGHLDGKIDVQLHLGKRYCTPEQKVQLTKVVEQQQNLHVKNVQSDVLTIEESQQHLEENRSETFVGIVRSGQVLRATGDILILGDVNPNGRIEAGGSIHIAGKLKGIVHAGVNGNESAIISASHFEPTHVLISNHVEVMTNETQYLLQHTEQIFAYIGENDAICYDRIQEVRNIRPKLSTFKGGS; encoded by the coding sequence ATGAAAAGGCAACTTGTCCATATTAAGGGGACGAAGGATGGATTAGTACTTCGACTGGATGACCAATGTTCTTTTTCGGAATTAGTTGAAGAACTTGGAAAAAAAGTTACAGAAGGTCATCTTGATGGTAAAATAGATGTACAATTGCATTTAGGAAAACGTTACTGTACGCCAGAACAAAAAGTCCAATTAACGAAGGTTGTCGAACAACAGCAAAATTTGCATGTTAAAAATGTTCAAAGTGATGTGCTGACGATTGAAGAGAGTCAGCAACATTTAGAAGAGAACCGTTCTGAAACTTTTGTTGGAATCGTGCGTTCTGGACAAGTTCTTCGTGCAACTGGGGATATTCTCATTTTAGGTGATGTCAATCCAAATGGACGAATTGAAGCAGGCGGTAGCATCCATATTGCTGGAAAATTAAAGGGGATTGTTCATGCAGGGGTTAATGGCAATGAATCGGCGATTATTTCGGCCTCTCATTTTGAACCGACGCATGTACTCATTTCAAATCATGTTGAAGTGATGACAAATGAAACACAGTACCTCCTGCAACATACAGAGCAAATTTTTGCTTATATAGGTGAAAATGATGCAATTTGTTATGACAGAATTCAAGAAGTAAGAAATATCCGACCGAAATTATCAACATTTAAAGGGGGAAGCTAG
- a CDS encoding M50 family metallopeptidase, translating into MKLSIHPLFMLLLFLIVLYGNIALYSVLIISLLVHELGHLLAAKLVGAKIQRCIIMPYGGEITLKNELQLSYNQMTLIALGGPIATCFGIVMAGMLPENLSTSFIEIQLLLLAVNLVPIWPLDGAKILCFLLLNHYKKIIVYERYLTISFYLLTAIIIVLLYLLPRSLSLVVISLFLWSKVIGEWRNRKYRSAFEKLVMNRLT; encoded by the coding sequence ATGAAACTAAGCATTCATCCACTTTTTATGCTACTGCTTTTTTTGATTGTACTTTATGGGAATATTGCACTCTATAGTGTTTTAATTATTTCGCTTTTGGTTCATGAGTTAGGCCATTTGCTTGCGGCCAAACTTGTTGGAGCGAAAATCCAGCGCTGTATTATCATGCCTTACGGTGGAGAAATAACATTAAAAAATGAATTACAGCTTTCCTACAACCAAATGACACTAATTGCACTGGGAGGACCTATAGCAACTTGTTTTGGTATAGTGATGGCTGGCATGTTACCTGAAAATTTGAGCACGTCATTTATCGAAATACAACTCCTTTTATTAGCGGTGAATCTAGTGCCAATTTGGCCATTAGATGGCGCGAAAATTCTGTGTTTTCTGTTATTAAATCATTATAAAAAAATTATCGTCTATGAAAGGTATTTAACCATATCTTTCTATTTACTTACCGCAATAATTATCGTACTATTATATTTGCTACCCCGTTCTCTATCCCTAGTAGTCATAAGTCTCTTTTTGTGGAGCAAAGTAATAGGAGAGTGGAGAAATCGGAAATACCGTTCAGCATTTGAAAAACTTGTAATGAACAGGTTGACTTGA
- a CDS encoding ribosomal-processing cysteine protease Prp: protein MITVTIYSDENRKSYGFEISGHALSDEYGRDLVCAGASAVAFGAVNAIPQITGITPEIEQGPQGGYLKVTVPQADLDSETDAKLQVILNTMVTQFYTMTASYSEYIELKYKMI, encoded by the coding sequence ATGATTACAGTAACTATTTATAGCGATGAAAATCGTAAATCGTATGGCTTTGAAATTTCAGGTCACGCATTGTCGGACGAATATGGTCGTGATTTAGTTTGTGCTGGTGCTTCTGCTGTTGCCTTTGGTGCAGTAAATGCAATCCCGCAAATTACTGGTATTACTCCAGAAATCGAGCAAGGTCCACAGGGCGGTTACTTAAAGGTAACTGTACCGCAAGCTGATTTGGATTCTGAAACAGACGCAAAATTACAAGTTATTCTGAATACAATGGTTACACAGTTTTATACGATGACAGCCAGTTACTCAGAATATATCGAATTGAAATATAAAATGATCTAG
- the radC gene encoding DNA repair protein RadC, giving the protein MVLSITPVINMKINDVHEADRPRERLIRQGAKSLSNQELIAILLGTGTKKESVLTVANRVLLNFEKLHNLKHATLEEMTDIKGIGEAKAVLLLASIELGRRLASKDLEERYTIRSPEDAASYLMQDMTSLQQEHFVCLFLNVKNQVIHKQTIFVGSLNASIVHPREIFREAVKRSAASLICSHNHPSGVPTPSPEDIDVTNRLYEAGKIVGVDLLDHVIIGDHQFISMKEKGYF; this is encoded by the coding sequence ATGGTATTGTCTATAACACCAGTAATTAATATGAAAATTAATGATGTACATGAAGCGGATCGACCACGTGAACGATTGATTCGACAAGGGGCAAAAAGCTTATCGAATCAGGAGTTAATTGCGATTTTACTTGGGACAGGTACGAAAAAGGAATCGGTATTAACAGTTGCTAATCGTGTGCTCCTTAATTTTGAAAAGCTGCATAATTTAAAGCATGCGACATTAGAGGAAATGACTGATATAAAAGGAATCGGTGAAGCGAAAGCAGTATTATTACTTGCATCGATAGAGTTGGGTCGTCGTTTAGCTTCAAAAGATTTAGAAGAACGCTATACGATTCGTTCTCCTGAAGATGCTGCTTCTTACTTAATGCAGGATATGACATCCTTACAACAAGAACATTTCGTATGTTTGTTTTTAAATGTTAAAAATCAAGTAATTCACAAACAAACGATATTTGTAGGAAGTTTAAATGCCAGTATCGTCCATCCAAGAGAAATTTTTCGAGAAGCTGTCAAACGTTCAGCTGCTTCGTTAATCTGTTCTCATAATCATCCAAGTGGTGTACCAACGCCAAGTCCGGAAGATATTGATGTGACAAATCGTTTATATGAAGCTGGAAAAATTGTAGGTGTGGATTTACTTGATCATGTAATAATTGGAGACCATCAATTTATAAGCATGAAGGAAAAGGGTTATTTTTAA
- the obgE gene encoding GTPase ObgE has translation MFVDHVKIYVKGGDGGDGMVAFRREKYVPNGGPAGGDGARGGNVIFEVEEGLRTLMDFRYKRHFKAERGEHGMSKGMHGRHADDLIVKVPPGTVVMNAETKTVIADLVEHGQQAVVAKAGRGGRGNCRFSTPSNPAPELAEKGEPGEELEVILELKVLADVGLVGFPSVGKSTLLSVVSSAKPKIGAYHFTTIVPNLGMVETEDHRSFAMADLPGLIEGAHQGIGLGMQFLRHIERTRVIVHVIDMAGLEGREPYDDFVTINNELEQYNLRLLERPQIIVANKMDMPNAEENLIEFKKKIGEDIKIFPVSAISRQGLKPVLFEIADLLEVTPNFLLNDMEDEESDAVVLYKHEGKGGDFEVTRDDDGAYVLSGYTIERLFKMTDFSREDGIRRFARQLRAMGVDEALRKRGAENGDTVRLMEFEFDFVD, from the coding sequence ATGTTTGTCGATCACGTAAAGATTTACGTTAAAGGTGGAGACGGTGGAGATGGTATGGTTGCCTTCCGTCGCGAAAAATATGTACCAAATGGTGGTCCAGCTGGTGGTGATGGTGCCCGTGGTGGTAACGTTATTTTTGAAGTTGAAGAAGGATTACGTACGTTAATGGATTTCCGTTACAAACGTCACTTTAAAGCAGAGCGTGGAGAGCACGGGATGAGTAAAGGGATGCACGGACGTCATGCAGATGATTTAATCGTTAAAGTTCCACCAGGTACAGTAGTAATGAATGCAGAAACGAAAACAGTAATTGCCGATTTAGTAGAACATGGTCAACAAGCGGTTGTCGCAAAAGCAGGTCGCGGTGGTCGTGGTAACTGTCGTTTCTCAACACCTTCGAATCCAGCACCAGAGCTTGCAGAAAAAGGCGAACCAGGTGAAGAATTAGAAGTTATTTTAGAATTAAAAGTATTAGCTGACGTTGGTTTAGTTGGTTTCCCATCTGTAGGTAAATCAACATTATTATCAGTTGTTTCTTCAGCAAAACCAAAAATTGGTGCGTATCACTTCACAACAATCGTACCGAACTTAGGTATGGTTGAAACAGAAGATCATCGTTCATTTGCAATGGCAGATTTACCTGGATTAATCGAAGGCGCTCACCAAGGTATAGGTCTTGGTATGCAATTCCTTCGACATATCGAGCGTACACGCGTAATCGTACACGTAATCGATATGGCAGGTTTAGAAGGTCGCGAACCGTATGATGACTTTGTAACGATTAACAATGAATTAGAACAATACAATTTACGTCTTTTAGAGCGACCACAAATTATTGTTGCCAACAAAATGGACATGCCAAATGCAGAAGAAAACTTAATCGAGTTCAAAAAGAAAATCGGAGAAGACATTAAAATCTTCCCAGTTTCAGCCATATCTCGCCAAGGTTTAAAACCAGTATTATTTGAAATCGCTGACTTACTAGAAGTAACACCTAACTTCTTACTTAATGATATGGAAGATGAAGAATCAGATGCAGTTGTTCTTTATAAACACGAAGGTAAAGGCGGGGACTTCGAAGTTACTCGTGATGATGATGGTGCATACGTTCTTTCTGGTTATACAATTGAACGTCTATTCAAAATGACAGACTTTAGCCGTGAAGACGGTATTCGTCGCTTTGCCCGTCAATTACGTGCAATGGGTGTCGATGAAGCGTTACGTAAACGTGGTGCCGAAAATGGCGACACAGTTCGCTTGATGGAATTTGAATTCGACTTTGTAGACTAA
- a CDS encoding translation initiation factor 2: MPIFRTIKNNSVIQAVFFGSLTGLVGVFAFILLLQLPTQEQQEELVPTSQIPVEQEKVSQAFYALQFGVFSNFDSAAQFLSSYPALNKSAIFEVDGSYYVWSQLDLEKVAGANVTTPNSFYKQMTLTSSCPKHAELQLPSLLKDEKWFTGQALAVNEDTKNVVPDNWNQQILEIQKLSTNVGVIRLHLLMNYYEHLDCLKVTF; encoded by the coding sequence ATGCCCATTTTTCGTACGATAAAAAATAATTCTGTTATACAGGCGGTATTTTTCGGTTCATTAACAGGACTAGTCGGGGTATTCGCATTTATTTTATTACTACAACTTCCTACACAGGAACAACAAGAGGAACTTGTACCAACTTCTCAAATACCGGTTGAGCAGGAAAAAGTTTCCCAAGCGTTTTATGCATTGCAATTTGGTGTTTTTTCAAATTTTGATAGTGCGGCTCAATTTTTATCAAGCTATCCCGCGTTAAATAAGTCGGCAATTTTTGAAGTAGATGGGAGCTATTATGTATGGTCTCAGTTAGATTTAGAAAAAGTTGCAGGGGCAAATGTAACAACCCCGAACTCTTTTTATAAACAAATGACATTAACAAGTAGCTGTCCAAAGCATGCCGAGTTACAGTTACCTAGCTTACTGAAAGATGAGAAATGGTTCACAGGACAAGCCCTTGCTGTAAATGAAGATACTAAAAATGTAGTGCCTGATAACTGGAATCAACAAATTTTGGAAATCCAAAAATTATCTACGAACGTTGGGGTTATTCGACTGCATTTACTAATGAATTATTATGAACATTTAGATTGCTTAAAAGTGACATTTTGA
- a CDS encoding ACT domain-containing protein: MKNVANQRYYLVREDVLTDAMQKTLEAKQLLQNGTVASIWDAVKEVDLSRSAFYKYRDAVFPFHSIVQERILTVFLQLQDRKGTLAKLLETVSEAHCNVLTIHQTIPIQGRANVTLSLDVTSMTNDLDELIRSLKQLDFVESAEVISSGAL; encoded by the coding sequence ATGAAAAACGTTGCGAATCAACGCTACTATTTAGTGCGTGAAGACGTATTAACTGATGCTATGCAAAAAACGTTAGAGGCAAAGCAGTTACTTCAAAATGGTACTGTTGCCTCTATATGGGATGCTGTGAAAGAGGTCGATTTGTCTCGAAGCGCTTTTTATAAGTATCGTGACGCTGTTTTTCCTTTCCACTCGATTGTGCAAGAACGTATACTAACGGTCTTTCTTCAATTGCAAGATCGTAAAGGAACACTTGCCAAGCTACTCGAAACCGTTTCAGAAGCACATTGTAATGTGTTGACGATTCACCAGACGATTCCAATTCAAGGGCGTGCCAATGTGACATTATCACTTGATGTGACAAGCATGACTAATGACTTGGATGAGCTCATTCGAAGTTTAAAACAGCTAGATTTTGTTGAATCAGCAGAAGTTATTAGCTCGGGTGCACTATAA
- the minD gene encoding septum site-determining protein MinD translates to MGEAIVITSGKGGVGKTTTTANLGTALALQGKRVCLVDTDIGLRNLDVILGLENRIIYDLVDVIEGRCKTHQALVKDKRVDERLYLLPAAQNTDKNAISPEQMKVLIDELKREFDYVLIDCPAGIEQGYRNAVAGADKAIVVTTPEISAVRDADRIIGLLEQESIEPPKLIINRIRKSLMAKGDAMDITEVTTHLSIDLLGIVVDSEDVISSSNKGEPIVMNPNNKASLGYRNIARRILGDSVPLMSLEDDHPKGMFAKLKSIFK, encoded by the coding sequence GTGGGAGAAGCAATCGTAATAACTTCAGGAAAAGGTGGCGTAGGAAAAACGACTACGACAGCCAATCTTGGTACTGCATTGGCCTTACAAGGTAAGAGAGTTTGTTTAGTCGATACTGATATAGGTCTGCGTAATTTAGATGTTATTCTAGGTTTAGAAAATCGTATTATTTATGATTTAGTGGACGTTATTGAGGGGCGCTGCAAAACTCATCAAGCATTAGTAAAGGATAAGCGTGTCGATGAGCGTCTGTATTTATTACCAGCTGCTCAAAATACAGACAAAAATGCAATATCTCCTGAACAAATGAAAGTTTTAATAGACGAGCTTAAACGTGAGTTTGATTACGTTCTTATTGACTGTCCTGCTGGTATTGAGCAAGGCTACCGTAATGCTGTAGCAGGTGCTGACAAGGCCATTGTCGTGACGACACCTGAAATTTCTGCAGTGCGTGATGCGGACCGTATTATTGGACTTTTAGAGCAAGAGTCCATTGAACCGCCAAAGTTAATCATTAATCGTATTCGTAAAAGCTTAATGGCTAAGGGTGATGCGATGGATATTACAGAAGTAACAACGCATTTATCAATTGATTTATTAGGTATTGTTGTGGATAGCGAAGATGTCATTAGCTCTTCAAATAAAGGAGAGCCAATTGTCATGAATCCAAACAACAAAGCATCTCTAGGCTATCGCAATATAGCTCGTCGTATTTTAGGAGATTCAGTTCCACTAATGTCATTAGAGGATGATCACCCAAAAGGCATGTTCGCCAAATTAAAATCTATTTTCAAATAA
- a CDS encoding peptidoglycan DD-metalloendopeptidase family protein: MKKWKWLIAFVLFVTIYISDTYGDLTMKRNINKVIYSSEDLLFMREVLMDISFNKDRQITVSADPSIEQLLMYKTIARYNEGFLLTYEQPIVLNALYDGLVVFTGHTKYNGKTISILYENGLSVTFGYVDQFAVLPYTSVSKGAQIATKEKGNLYIQIEKDGMIYNLKQTTQWLKEQHQ, encoded by the coding sequence TTGAAAAAATGGAAATGGCTCATCGCGTTTGTATTATTCGTCACAATTTATATTAGTGACACGTACGGAGATTTAACGATGAAACGCAACATTAATAAAGTGATTTACAGCTCCGAAGATTTATTGTTTATGCGTGAGGTGTTGATGGACATTAGCTTTAATAAGGATAGACAAATTACGGTTTCAGCGGATCCATCCATTGAACAGCTATTAATGTATAAAACAATCGCTCGGTATAACGAAGGGTTTTTACTTACTTATGAACAGCCGATTGTTTTGAATGCTTTGTATGATGGGCTCGTCGTTTTTACTGGTCATACAAAATACAATGGGAAAACCATTTCCATTCTTTATGAGAATGGTTTATCTGTAACATTTGGCTATGTCGACCAATTTGCCGTTTTACCTTATACTTCAGTTTCGAAAGGCGCACAAATTGCGACGAAAGAAAAAGGAAATCTGTATATTCAAATTGAAAAAGATGGCATGATTTATAATTTAAAACAAACAACACAGTGGTTAAAAGAGCAGCATCAATGA
- a CDS encoding rod shape-determining protein — protein MFGLGNKDVGIDLGTANTLVFVKGKGIVLREPSVVAKNTKTGEIVAVGNDAKNMIGRTPGSIVAIRPMKDGVIADFEITTVMIQYYLKEAMKVSGSNWKKPNVMICVPYGITSVEQRAVIDASRQAGAKEAFTIEEPFAAAIGSNLPVWEPTGSMVVDIGGGTTEVAVISLGGIVTSESVRIGGDAMDHSIIAYIRKSYNLTIGERTAESVKMEIGTARAEGPVETMEIRGRDLVTGLPKTIEITSDEISKSLSEAIASIVDGVKKTLEQTPPELSADVMERGIVLTGGGALLRNLDKVISDETKMPVFIAENPLDCVAIGTGKALDNIDLVRAQQVK, from the coding sequence TTGTTTGGATTAGGGAATAAAGATGTCGGGATCGATCTTGGCACAGCTAATACATTAGTATTTGTTAAAGGAAAAGGAATTGTTTTACGCGAACCATCAGTGGTAGCGAAAAATACGAAAACTGGGGAGATTGTTGCTGTAGGTAACGATGCGAAAAATATGATTGGCCGTACACCAGGCTCAATTGTTGCCATTCGTCCAATGAAAGACGGCGTAATCGCTGACTTCGAAATCACAACAGTAATGATTCAATACTATTTAAAAGAAGCAATGAAAGTTTCTGGTTCTAACTGGAAAAAACCAAATGTTATGATTTGTGTACCATACGGAATTACTTCTGTAGAACAACGCGCAGTAATCGACGCATCTCGCCAAGCGGGTGCAAAAGAAGCATTCACAATTGAAGAACCATTTGCAGCAGCAATCGGATCAAATTTACCAGTTTGGGAGCCAACAGGTTCTATGGTTGTTGATATCGGTGGCGGTACAACAGAAGTAGCAGTTATTTCACTTGGTGGTATCGTAACAAGTGAATCAGTACGCATTGGTGGGGATGCTATGGATCACTCAATTATCGCTTACATCCGTAAATCTTATAATTTAACAATTGGTGAACGTACAGCAGAATCTGTTAAAATGGAAATTGGTACAGCACGCGCTGAAGGTCCAGTTGAAACGATGGAAATTCGCGGACGCGACTTAGTAACAGGCTTACCAAAAACAATTGAAATTACATCTGATGAAATTTCTAAATCATTAAGCGAAGCAATTGCCTCTATTGTTGATGGCGTTAAGAAAACTTTAGAACAAACACCACCAGAATTATCTGCTGACGTTATGGAACGTGGTATTGTATTAACAGGCGGTGGCGCATTATTACGTAACTTAGATAAAGTTATTAGTGATGAAACAAAAATGCCTGTATTTATTGCAGAAAATCCATTAGACTGTGTTGCAATTGGAACTGGTAAAGCATTAGATAACATTGATTTGGTTCGTGCGCAACAAGTGAAGTAA
- the rpmA gene encoding 50S ribosomal protein L27 produces MLLLTLDLQFFASKKGVGSTKNGRDSESKRLGAKRADGQFVTGGSILYRQRGTKIYPGTNVGRGGDDTLFAKVDGVVKFERHGRDKKKVSVYPTAQEA; encoded by the coding sequence ATGTTATTATTAACTTTAGACCTTCAATTCTTCGCATCTAAAAAAGGTGTAGGTTCTACTAAAAACGGACGTGACTCTGAGTCTAAACGTTTAGGCGCTAAGCGTGCTGATGGTCAATTCGTTACTGGTGGTTCAATTCTTTACCGTCAACGCGGTACAAAAATTTACCCAGGTACAAACGTAGGCCGCGGTGGTGATGATACATTATTCGCAAAAGTTGATGGCGTTGTTAAATTCGAACGTCATGGTCGCGATAAGAAAAAAGTATCTGTATACCCAACAGCTCAAGAAGCATAA
- the mreC gene encoding rod shape-determining protein MreC, with protein sequence MPHFTNKKLIVLLVSVIFLVALIGFSLRDRHNATLPEQIIKDTVGFAQSIFAKPTNYITGIFSNIDSLLNTYEENQRLKMRLEDFAVLQAEVSTLKAENASLRDLTSIEDSLRDFDPIQATVIARNPDQWEEKIILNKGTAQGVQKNMAVMTSRGLIGKIVIATPYTSEVELLYTNNENYRVSALVIGENNEEIHGLIEGYDEERNELLLKRIDSKLNLKVGEKVLSSGLGGVFPKGILIGEVTEVTTDDFGLTKMAYVKPAADFSMLENVIIAKRETIAIDGADGNSTNNDLTNGTVSEEVEGEE encoded by the coding sequence GTGCCACATTTTACAAATAAAAAATTAATCGTACTATTAGTAAGTGTAATTTTCCTTGTGGCATTGATAGGTTTCTCTCTTCGTGATCGTCATAACGCAACTTTACCCGAGCAAATTATTAAAGATACAGTTGGCTTTGCGCAATCTATTTTTGCAAAGCCAACAAATTACATAACAGGTATTTTTAGCAATATTGATTCGCTGTTAAATACGTATGAGGAAAACCAACGCTTAAAAATGCGCCTTGAAGATTTTGCGGTATTACAAGCTGAGGTTAGTACTTTGAAAGCTGAAAATGCTTCATTACGTGACCTAACATCGATTGAGGATAGTTTGCGCGATTTCGACCCGATTCAGGCGACGGTCATTGCGAGAAACCCTGATCAATGGGAAGAAAAAATTATTTTAAATAAAGGTACAGCGCAAGGCGTTCAAAAAAACATGGCTGTAATGACTTCACGAGGATTGATTGGGAAAATTGTTATTGCGACACCCTATACTTCTGAAGTTGAACTGCTTTATACGAATAATGAAAATTATCGTGTATCAGCGCTTGTAATCGGTGAAAATAATGAGGAAATTCATGGTTTAATAGAAGGTTATGATGAAGAACGTAACGAATTATTATTAAAGCGCATTGATTCAAAATTAAATTTAAAAGTTGGCGAAAAAGTTCTTTCATCTGGCTTAGGCGGTGTTTTCCCGAAAGGCATTTTAATCGGTGAAGTAACTGAAGTGACAACGGACGATTTTGGTTTAACAAAAATGGCTTACGTGAAGCCGGCAGCAGACTTTTCCATGCTAGAAAATGTAATCATTGCAAAACGTGAGACGATTGCAATTGATGGAGCAGATGGAAATTCAACAAATAATGATTTAACAAATGGTACTGTCTCTGAGGAAGTTGAGGGGGAAGAGTAA
- a CDS encoding Spo0B domain-containing protein has protein sequence MTVPTLTVNEALRYANHDYLNHLHLIQMNLDLERVEEAKKVIEQLSEHCKILSNVNRLKLPKTVEWFQTVNWRYPALQMQVTSHVLSPVNSEYDEAIVQYLEKTIIHVYDGLSPYEEQQLQMNIETNEKDCTITFHLKGKWQQSCFSTEQNILNVETIEETDSSWKFVIHIHEE, from the coding sequence ATGACCGTTCCAACTTTAACTGTCAATGAAGCGTTACGCTACGCAAATCATGATTATTTAAACCATCTTCATTTAATTCAAATGAATTTAGATTTAGAACGAGTAGAAGAAGCTAAGAAGGTGATTGAACAATTATCTGAACATTGTAAAATACTTTCGAATGTCAATCGACTTAAATTACCAAAGACGGTAGAATGGTTTCAAACAGTAAATTGGCGATATCCTGCTTTACAGATGCAAGTGACAAGTCACGTACTTTCGCCCGTAAATAGCGAGTATGATGAAGCAATTGTTCAATACTTGGAAAAAACAATTATTCATGTTTATGATGGGCTAAGTCCATATGAAGAGCAACAATTGCAGATGAATATTGAAACAAACGAAAAGGATTGTACGATTACGTTTCATTTAAAAGGTAAATGGCAACAATCGTGCTTTTCTACAGAACAGAATATATTGAATGTGGAAACAATAGAAGAGACAGATTCGTCTTGGAAATTTGTCATTCACATACATGAGGAGTGA
- the mreD gene encoding rod shape-determining protein MreD, with protein sequence MLVRILIPTVAAILFLLESEFAMFSPMEFNGGTYFLIPRFVVLYLIFLAIYYDRKKAMIYGLILGLCFDVFYINIIGLYTFLYPAVCFIAGWCMKRIHPHLLFSTVLAILLISFLEFAIYEFFYMIQFTTMALKPFLLYRLMPTILANLLFLVMLGWVFKYLIRARVLQRAQ encoded by the coding sequence ATGCTCGTTCGAATTCTTATTCCGACAGTTGCAGCAATTTTGTTTTTACTAGAATCAGAATTTGCAATGTTTTCACCGATGGAGTTTAATGGTGGAACTTACTTTTTAATCCCTCGTTTTGTCGTCCTATATTTAATCTTTTTAGCTATTTATTATGACCGTAAAAAGGCGATGATTTATGGCTTGATTTTGGGGCTCTGTTTTGATGTGTTTTATATCAATATTATTGGGCTATATACATTTTTATATCCAGCAGTTTGTTTTATTGCAGGATGGTGTATGAAACGAATTCATCCACATCTTTTATTTTCGACAGTTTTAGCAATCCTATTAATAAGCTTTTTAGAATTTGCCATTTATGAATTTTTCTATATGATTCAATTTACTACAATGGCATTAAAGCCATTTTTATTGTATCGACTTATGCCAACGATTTTGGCAAACTTACTGTTTTTAGTAATGCTTGGGTGGGTGTTTAAATATTTAATTCGCGCCCGCGTGCTTCAACGTGCTCAGTAG
- the rplU gene encoding 50S ribosomal protein L21 — protein MYAIIETGGKQIKVEAGQEIYVEKLGMAADEIVTFDKVLFVGGETVKVGAPTVAGATVTAKVVKEGKQKKITVFKLKAKKNYRRKQGHRQPYTKLVVETINA, from the coding sequence ATGTACGCAATTATCGAAACTGGTGGTAAACAAATCAAAGTTGAAGCAGGTCAAGAAATCTATGTTGAAAAACTAGGTATGGCTGCTGACGAAATCGTTACTTTTGACAAAGTTTTATTCGTAGGTGGAGAAACAGTTAAAGTTGGAGCTCCAACTGTTGCTGGCGCTACTGTAACAGCGAAAGTTGTTAAAGAAGGTAAGCAAAAGAAAATTACTGTTTTCAAACTTAAAGCGAAAAAGAACTACCGTCGTAAACAAGGTCACCGTCAACCATATACTAAATTAGTAGTTGAAACTATCAACGCTTAA
- a CDS encoding nucleoside triphosphate pyrophosphatase: MNFTTDQQIILASASPRRKELLGLLSIPFTVHTSDVEETSVVAETMQQYVKEVALLKTRNVAKKCPNKLVIGADTIVVFNNQILHKPKSHDEAVQHLMQLSNNRHQVMTAVAIIELDGTETTFVEITNVVFKDISKEMIEAYVNTGDPFDKAGGYGIQTSGALLVDRIEGDYNNVVGLPIATLVQKLLTLHLLKLTF; this comes from the coding sequence ATGAATTTTACTACAGATCAACAAATTATTTTAGCTTCAGCATCGCCACGAAGAAAGGAATTGCTCGGACTGCTTTCGATACCATTTACGGTACATACGAGTGATGTTGAAGAAACCAGTGTTGTCGCAGAAACGATGCAACAATATGTGAAAGAAGTGGCCCTATTAAAAACACGTAATGTCGCGAAAAAATGCCCGAATAAACTAGTCATCGGAGCAGATACGATTGTCGTTTTTAATAATCAAATTTTACACAAACCAAAATCACATGACGAAGCAGTACAACATTTAATGCAACTTTCAAATAACCGCCATCAAGTAATGACAGCTGTGGCCATTATCGAATTAGACGGAACCGAAACGACTTTTGTCGAAATAACCAACGTCGTATTTAAGGACATATCTAAAGAGATGATTGAAGCTTATGTCAACACGGGAGATCCATTTGATAAAGCAGGCGGGTACGGGATTCAAACGAGTGGCGCCTTACTCGTAGACCGAATTGAAGGAGATTACAATAATGTTGTCGGCTTACCGATTGCGACACTCGTACAAAAATTGCTTACTTTACACTTACTAAAACTAACATTTTAG